One Buchnera aphidicola (Pentalonia nigronervosa) DNA segment encodes these proteins:
- a CDS encoding adenylosuccinate synthase: protein MNKNIVILGTQWGDEGKGKIVDVLALSGSYVVRYQGGHNAGHTLVVDGKKIVLHLIPSGLVRHDVIGIIANGVVVSPIALFNEIKMLQKNHIFVQNRLFISEHAPLILKFHIALDIAREKELKKNMIGTTNRGIGPAYEDKIARRALRIGDLKDTDTLLIKLEEITDYYNRQLVHFYKLCAIDYKKIFNNLLPIIDLIHNMIQDTSVILDTAINNQKKIIFEGAQGSFLDVDHGTYPYVTSSNCTIGGVITGSGIGPKNLDYILGISKAYSTRVGCGPFPTEIFDDIEKHFLIHGHEFGSTTGRKRRIGWLDIVLLRKAIRINSLSGLCLTKLDVLDGLKEIKICIAYKNVKTSQIITSFTTYNWDDIVPIYKIYSGWTKKTLGAKKLADLPYEARYYINSIEKMINIPIHIISTGPDRSDVIFIDDIYSVKK, encoded by the coding sequence ATGAATAAAAATATTGTAATATTAGGTACACAATGGGGCGATGAAGGGAAAGGAAAAATAGTAGATGTATTAGCTTTATCAGGATCATATGTTGTAAGATATCAAGGTGGACATAATGCTGGTCATACCTTAGTTGTTGATGGAAAAAAAATTGTTTTGCATTTAATTCCATCAGGATTAGTACGTCATGATGTTATAGGTATAATTGCTAACGGTGTTGTAGTTTCTCCAATAGCATTATTTAATGAAATAAAAATGTTGCAAAAAAATCATATTTTTGTTCAAAATCGTCTTTTTATTTCTGAACATGCTCCATTAATATTAAAATTTCATATTGCACTAGATATAGCACGCGAGAAGGAATTGAAAAAAAATATGATTGGAACAACAAATAGAGGTATTGGACCAGCATATGAAGATAAAATTGCACGTCGAGCATTGCGAATAGGAGATTTAAAAGACACAGATACCTTATTGATAAAATTAGAAGAAATAACTGATTATTATAATCGTCAATTAGTGCATTTTTATAAGTTATGTGCTATTGATTATAAAAAAATATTTAATAATTTATTACCAATTATAGATTTAATACATAATATGATTCAAGATACATCCGTTATTTTAGATACTGCTATTAACAATCAAAAAAAAATTATTTTTGAAGGCGCTCAAGGCAGTTTTTTAGATGTCGATCACGGTACATATCCATATGTAACTTCGTCAAATTGCACTATAGGAGGTGTAATTACTGGTTCTGGTATTGGTCCTAAAAATTTAGATTATATATTGGGAATATCTAAAGCATATTCTACACGAGTTGGTTGTGGACCATTTCCGACTGAAATATTTGATGACATTGAAAAACATTTTTTAATTCACGGACATGAATTTGGTTCGACAACTGGTAGAAAAAGGCGGATTGGTTGGCTGGATATCGTTCTTTTACGAAAAGCAATACGTATAAACTCCTTATCTGGCTTATGTTTAACAAAATTAGATGTATTAGACGGATTAAAAGAAATAAAAATATGTATAGCCTATAAAAACGTCAAAACATCGCAAATTATAACATCTTTTACAACATATAATTGGGATGATATTGTTCCAATATATAAGATATACTCAGGTTGGACAAAAAAAACCTTAGGTGCAAAAAAATTAGCCGATCTTCCATATGAAGCTCGTTATTACATAAATTCTATAGAAAAAATGATAAATATTCCTATTCATATTATTTCTACAGGACCGGATCGTAGTGATGTTATTTTTATTGATGATATTTATTCAGTGAAAAAATAA
- the hflC gene encoding protease modulator HflC, which yields MNKALIFVLSIIFLFFSSSFFIVHEGKCGIVLRFGKVLRNHEQQTLIYTPGLHFKLPFLETIKMLDSRIYTMNNQADRFVTKEKKDLIVDSYIKWRISDFGRYYLATGGGDVFQAEILLKRKFSDRLRSKIGQLDIKEIVADARGKLTVDVLNSLNQGTINSDNMSNININSMTALGIEVVDVRIKQINLPNEVFDAIYNRMRAEREGFARIQRSQGKEEAEKLRASADYQVALILAEARKQALIIQGTGEAEVTKLFAQNFNKEPDFYLFIRCLRAYENSFKNTGDIMLISSDNDFFKYMRTMIDIKK from the coding sequence ATGAATAAAGCGTTGATTTTTGTATTAAGTATTATTTTTCTCTTTTTTTCTTCTTCATTTTTTATTGTGCATGAAGGAAAATGCGGTATTGTTTTAAGATTTGGTAAGGTGTTACGTAATCATGAACAACAAACATTGATTTATACACCGGGTTTACATTTTAAATTGCCATTTTTAGAAACAATTAAAATGTTAGATAGTCGTATTTATACTATGAATAATCAAGCTGACCGCTTTGTTACAAAAGAAAAAAAAGATTTAATTGTAGATTCGTATATAAAATGGCGTATTAGTGATTTTGGTCGTTATTATCTTGCGACTGGTGGTGGTGATGTTTTTCAAGCAGAAATTTTGTTAAAAAGAAAATTTAGCGATCGGTTGCGTTCAAAAATAGGACAATTAGATATAAAAGAAATTGTTGCAGATGCGAGGGGTAAATTAACAGTAGATGTTCTTAATTCATTAAATCAAGGCACTATCAATTCAGATAATATGTCTAATATCAATATTAATAGCATGACTGCTTTAGGTATTGAAGTTGTTGATGTTCGAATTAAGCAAATTAATTTACCTAATGAAGTATTTGATGCCATATATAATAGAATGCGTGCTGAAAGAGAAGGGTTTGCACGTATACAACGTTCACAAGGAAAAGAAGAAGCGGAAAAATTACGTGCGTCTGCAGATTATCAGGTTGCTTTAATTTTAGCAGAAGCTCGAAAACAAGCATTAATTATTCAAGGAACAGGAGAGGCGGAAGTTACAAAATTATTTGCACAAAATTTTAATAAAGAACCAGATTTTTATCTTTTTATTCGATGTTTACGTGCGTATGAAAATAGCTTTAAAAATACTGGAGATATAATGTTAATTAGTTCGGACAATGATTTTTTTAAATACATGCGCACTATGATTGATATTAAAAAATAG
- the hflK gene encoding FtsH protease activity modulator HflK has translation MAWNKPNHNQPKLDPWGNKNSNDQNSEENKNNKQKKNKNIILDVKKFLYNIGNTVHKKNNSLHASKKSVHPFLTIIFIGLLVLCLSGFYTIKETERGVITSFGKFSHVVKPGLNWRPIFINKVTPVNIETVRELATSGVMLTADENVVHVEMNVQYKIINPVDYLFSVFYPDDSLRQATDSALRGVIGRSTMDRVLTEGRTLVRNDTQKEIENIIKPYKMGIAILDVNFQTARPPEQVKSAFDDAIAARENREQYIHEAESYLNEVCPHAHGQAQRILEEARAYSSRIVLEAQGEVVRFSKILPQYKINKNITLHRFYIESMERLFKHNKKIFIDKKSNTMLFLSLNDFLKKNKLINKKNKNDIQFKKDHIFSPKNKINIDYSSSLLSKNNVFKQRHINSIRNDIKNIERK, from the coding sequence ATGGCCTGGAATAAACCAAATCATAATCAACCAAAATTAGATCCCTGGGGAAATAAAAATAGCAACGACCAAAATTCAGAAGAAAATAAAAACAATAAACAAAAAAAAAATAAAAATATTATATTAGACGTAAAAAAATTTTTATATAACATTGGCAATACTGTTCATAAAAAAAATAATTCTCTACATGCATCTAAAAAATCAGTTCATCCTTTTTTAACTATAATATTTATCGGTTTATTAGTTTTATGCCTCAGTGGATTTTATACTATTAAAGAAACTGAACGCGGTGTTATTACGAGTTTTGGAAAGTTTAGTCATGTTGTTAAACCTGGATTAAATTGGAGACCGATTTTTATTAATAAAGTCACTCCAGTAAATATTGAAACAGTTCGAGAATTAGCAACATCCGGTGTTATGTTAACTGCAGATGAAAATGTAGTTCATGTAGAAATGAATGTACAATATAAAATTATTAATCCTGTTGATTATCTTTTTTCTGTTTTTTATCCGGATGATAGTTTACGTCAAGCAACAGATAGTGCATTGCGTGGTGTAATTGGTCGTTCAACTATGGATCGCGTATTAACTGAAGGACGCACTTTAGTGCGAAATGATACACAAAAAGAAATTGAAAATATAATAAAACCATATAAAATGGGAATTGCAATATTAGATGTCAATTTTCAGACAGCAAGGCCTCCCGAGCAAGTTAAATCTGCATTTGATGACGCAATTGCAGCGCGTGAAAATCGTGAACAATATATACATGAAGCTGAGTCTTATTTAAATGAAGTATGTCCCCATGCACATGGACAAGCACAAAGAATTTTAGAAGAGGCTCGAGCGTATTCTTCGCGCATTGTTTTAGAAGCTCAAGGGGAAGTGGTACGGTTTTCAAAAATTTTACCACAATATAAAATAAATAAAAATATTACTCTTCATCGTTTTTACATAGAATCAATGGAAAGATTATTCAAGCATAATAAAAAAATATTTATTGATAAAAAAAGTAATACTATGTTGTTTCTATCTTTAAATGATTTTTTGAAAAAAAATAAACTTATAAATAAAAAAAATAAAAATGACATTCAATTTAAAAAAGATCATATTTTTTCTCCCAAGAACAAAATAAATATTGATTATTCCTCATCATTATTATCCAAGAATAACGTTTTCAAACAACGCCATATTAATTCTATACGCAACGATATTAAAAATATAGAGAGAAAATAA
- the miaA gene encoding tRNA (adenosine(37)-N6)-dimethylallyltransferase MiaA — MNLYNKLKKPIVIFLMGPTALGKTQLAISLRQYLPIELISVDSASIYQGMDIGTGKPHTSDLLNHPHRLLNIKDPIETYSASEFQKDVILEINHIVRSGRIPCLVGGTMFYYKILLDGLSPLPPSNTKLREYLSQKKHNQDTLHKKLKLIDPVSANRIHKNDFQRLLRALEVFYLSGKNLTTLIKEKKYKFPYTALQFAIIPPNKAWLHQKIEARIKKMLILGLQEEVELLFHRGDLHIDLPSIRCIGYRQMWEYLEYKISYQDMFNKIVYATKMLAKHQLTWLKKWKNVNILTYSSIYNVLIEKILNVFSKYNNKIL, encoded by the coding sequence ATGAATTTGTATAATAAACTGAAAAAACCAATCGTTATTTTTTTAATGGGTCCAACTGCTTTAGGAAAGACACAACTAGCTATTTCACTGCGTCAATATTTGCCAATAGAATTAATTAGCGTTGATTCTGCATCAATCTATCAGGGCATGGACATTGGTACAGGTAAACCCCATACATCTGATTTATTAAATCATCCGCATCGTTTATTAAATATAAAAGATCCAATTGAGACCTATTCAGCATCAGAATTTCAAAAAGATGTTATATTAGAAATTAATCATATTGTTCGATCAGGGAGAATACCGTGTCTTGTTGGCGGAACAATGTTTTATTATAAAATATTACTGGATGGATTATCTCCTTTACCACCATCTAATACGAAATTACGAGAATATTTGTCACAAAAAAAACATAATCAAGATACATTACATAAAAAATTAAAATTAATAGATCCTGTTTCAGCAAATCGAATTCATAAAAACGATTTTCAACGGTTATTAAGAGCGTTAGAGGTTTTTTACCTTTCTGGAAAAAATTTAACAACTCTAATAAAAGAAAAAAAATACAAATTTCCATATACTGCATTGCAATTTGCTATAATACCTCCTAATAAGGCATGGTTACATCAGAAAATTGAAGCGCGTATAAAAAAAATGTTAATTTTAGGTTTACAAGAAGAAGTCGAATTATTATTTCATAGAGGTGATTTGCATATTGATTTACCGTCTATTCGATGCATAGGATATCGTCAAATGTGGGAATATCTTGAATATAAAATCAGTTATCAAGACATGTTTAATAAAATTGTTTACGCGACTAAAATGCTTGCTAAACATCAATTAACATGGTTAAAAAAATGGAAAAATGTTAATATTTTAACGTATAGTTCAATATATAATGTTTTAATTGAAAAGATTTTAAATGTTTTTTCAAAATATAATAACAAAATACTATAA
- a CDS encoding mannitol-1-phosphate 5-dehydrogenase, producing MKALHFGAGNIGRGFIGKNLFLSGFDVIFSDINKNIINAINYYKEYNVQLVNHNQENNTQHDIINVRNIRAIHAFDSKIDQIISVVNLITTSVGPNAINKIASIIMRGIILRAEKKSIIPLNVIACENRIQSSSYLKACVLNQLPMKYRIYCDKYIGFIDCTVDTIIPISQKQNDSNLFLLAEKFQEWIVDANQFKGKIPKIVNMQLSDNLIPFVIRKLFTLNTGHAIAAYLGLTKKYETIQESIEDKIIQNIVKLGMQESGSVLVKHYHFNQNDHTNYIKTIFYRFKNPLLSDNLNRIARNPLQKLHPKERLIRPLLGAIKYNLPYLNLIKGIAAAFRYRSRHDEESKKIALLIKKTGIKQTLLKICQFKQRHTQEINLIIQEYNNIF from the coding sequence ATGAAAGCACTGCATTTTGGAGCAGGTAATATCGGTCGTGGATTTATAGGAAAAAATTTGTTTTTATCTGGTTTTGATGTAATTTTTTCTGATATAAATAAAAATATAATTAACGCGATTAACTATTATAAAGAATATAATGTTCAATTAGTGAATCATAATCAAGAAAACAACACGCAACATGATATCATAAATGTTAGAAATATACGTGCTATTCATGCTTTTGACTCTAAAATTGATCAAATAATTTCTGTAGTAAATTTGATTACCACTTCAGTTGGGCCGAATGCAATTAATAAGATTGCATCGATTATTATGCGAGGTATTATTTTACGAGCAGAAAAAAAATCTATAATACCGTTAAACGTCATTGCTTGTGAAAATCGAATACAATCTAGTTCTTATTTAAAAGCATGTGTATTAAATCAATTACCAATGAAATATCGTATTTATTGCGACAAATATATTGGATTTATAGATTGTACGGTTGATACAATTATACCTATATCGCAAAAACAAAATGACAGTAATTTATTCTTGTTAGCTGAAAAATTTCAAGAATGGATTGTTGATGCTAATCAATTTAAAGGTAAGATACCAAAAATTGTTAACATGCAGCTCAGCGATAATTTAATTCCATTTGTTATTCGTAAGTTATTTACATTAAATACTGGACATGCTATAGCTGCTTATTTAGGATTAACAAAGAAATATGAAACTATACAAGAATCTATTGAAGATAAAATAATACAAAATATTGTTAAATTAGGAATGCAAGAAAGCGGCTCAGTTTTAGTCAAGCACTATCACTTTAATCAAAATGATCATACAAATTATATTAAAACTATTTTTTATCGTTTTAAAAATCCATTGTTATCAGATAATCTCAATCGCATAGCTCGTAATCCATTACAAAAATTACATCCAAAAGAACGATTAATTAGACCCTTATTAGGAGCAATTAAATATAATTTACCCTATCTTAATTTGATTAAAGGGATTGCTGCTGCTTTTCGTTATCGAAGTAGACATGATGAAGAATCAAAAAAAATAGCATTGTTAATTAAAAAAACAGGTATTAAACAAACTTTATTAAAAATATGTCAATTTAAGCAACGTCATACGCAAGAAATTAATTTAATTATTCAAGAATACAATAATATTTTTTAA
- a CDS encoding PTS mannitol transporter subunit IICBA, translated as MSTSIKLIIQNFGRFLSNMIMPNISIFITWGIMTALFSSTGWCPNSFLEQLISPIIFYLLPLSIGYTGGCLISGTRGGLVGIISTMGIVTNSNVPMLLGSMIVGPISGWIIQFFDKKINKKIKSGFEMLVNNFSIAIIGSILSIISFSIIGPLITYLSYFLGHIIKLITDYNLLPFVSIIIEPAKIFFLNNVINHGFFSPLGVQDILNQHSSIFFLIESNPGPGFGILMAWLFFGTGDLSKSSGSAAIIQLFGGIHEIYFPYVLTKPKLIFSLILGGMTGIFMLTLLHGGLISAASPGSILSILAMTPKGLYFSNIGSIFCSFLVSFISSAVFLQNKIKIYDNKCQDRQKKYKYSLNLEKLNNREKNDNLKSVVYHNIKTIIFACDAGMGSSAMGASILRKKIKEANLMDISVLNLAINLLPKNADLIITHQDLTHRAKKYTTNAQHISLKNFLNHEFYDNLVKNLVQNKIVLKNRKIEKVCTMNRNNADTEFHTFQLSENNILLNQIAENKEEAIKIVGKHLVKQGYVTYNYIDSMLEREKISSTWLGESIALPHGTIESKNFILKTGIMFCQFPKGIRFGENINDIAYLIIGIAAKNNEHVKIVSNLTNALDNKDIIKKLSTTKNIQEVLSLLIN; from the coding sequence ATGTCCACGTCAATAAAGTTAATAATACAAAATTTTGGTCGTTTTTTAAGCAATATGATTATGCCTAATATCAGTATTTTTATTACATGGGGAATTATGACAGCATTGTTTAGCTCAACAGGATGGTGTCCAAATAGTTTCCTAGAACAATTAATATCACCGATAATATTTTATCTTTTGCCTTTATCAATAGGATATACAGGTGGTTGTTTAATCTCTGGGACAAGAGGTGGATTAGTAGGAATTATATCTACTATGGGTATAGTAACAAATTCTAATGTTCCTATGTTATTAGGATCAATGATCGTTGGACCAATTAGCGGATGGATTATACAATTTTTTGATAAAAAAATCAACAAAAAAATAAAAAGTGGTTTTGAAATGTTGGTAAATAATTTTTCTATAGCTATCATAGGAAGTATTTTGTCAATTATTTCGTTCAGCATAATTGGTCCATTAATTACGTATTTGTCTTATTTTTTAGGACATATAATAAAATTAATTACAGATTATAATTTATTGCCGTTTGTCTCCATTATCATAGAACCTGCAAAAATATTCTTTTTAAATAATGTTATTAACCATGGTTTTTTTTCCCCTTTAGGTGTACAAGATATATTAAATCAACATAGTTCTATTTTTTTCTTAATAGAATCCAATCCAGGACCAGGATTTGGTATATTAATGGCATGGTTATTTTTTGGTACAGGCGATTTGTCTAAATCATCAGGCAGCGCTGCAATTATTCAGTTATTTGGTGGAATACACGAAATTTATTTTCCTTATGTATTAACTAAACCAAAATTAATTTTTTCACTGATTTTAGGTGGTATGACAGGCATTTTTATGTTGACTTTATTGCATGGAGGTCTGATTTCTGCTGCTTCACCAGGTTCTATTTTATCGATTTTAGCTATGACTCCTAAGGGTTTATATTTTTCTAATATTGGATCTATATTTTGTTCTTTTTTAGTTTCATTTATAAGTAGTGCTGTTTTTTTACAAAATAAAATAAAAATATATGATAATAAATGTCAAGATAGACAAAAAAAATATAAATATTCTTTGAATTTGGAAAAATTAAATAATAGAGAAAAAAATGACAATTTAAAATCTGTAGTTTATCATAATATTAAAACAATTATTTTTGCTTGTGATGCAGGCATGGGATCCAGTGCTATGGGAGCAAGTATCTTAAGAAAAAAAATCAAAGAAGCTAATTTAATGGATATTTCAGTATTAAATCTTGCTATCAACTTATTACCCAAAAATGCAGATTTAATTATTACACATCAAGATTTAACGCATCGTGCTAAAAAATATACTACTAACGCACAACATATTTCTCTAAAAAATTTCCTTAATCATGAATTTTATGATAATTTAGTAAAAAATTTAGTACAAAATAAAATTGTATTAAAAAATAGAAAAATTGAAAAAGTTTGTACTATGAATCGTAATAATGCTGATACAGAGTTTCATACATTTCAATTAAGTGAAAACAACATTCTTTTAAATCAAATTGCGGAAAACAAAGAAGAAGCAATTAAAATTGTTGGAAAACACTTAGTGAAACAAGGTTATGTTACGTATAATTATATTGATTCAATGTTAGAACGTGAAAAAATATCTTCAACCTGGTTAGGAGAATCAATTGCATTACCACATGGTACAATTGAATCAAAAAACTTTATTTTAAAAACCGGAATAATGTTTTGCCAATTTCCAAAAGGCATTCGTTTTGGAGAAAACATAAATGATATTGCTTATTTGATCATTGGTATCGCTGCAAAAAACAATGAACATGTAAAGATAGTAAGTAATCTAACAAACGCATTAGATAATAAAGATATCATCAAAAAATTATCAACAACAAAAAATATACAAGAAGTATTATCGTTGTTAATTAATTAA
- the pgi gene encoding glucose-6-phosphate isomerase: MKNIELINTQSWLDLKNHFDEIRNVHLKDLFTSDPYRFQKFSIVFKNEILVDFSKNRITHNTLSKLLLLAQETNLRSAINLMFSGEKINKTENRPVLHIALRNRTNCPIIVDDCNVMLKVNTMLKKIKNFSNLVIHGKWKGYTGKTISDVVNIGIGGSDLGPYMVTEALRPYKNHLNIHYISNIDGTHVTEVLKKINPETTLFLIASKTFTTDETITNANSVKEWFLNNTKKICALDQHFFALSANMNNALSFGINKNNIFEFWDWVGGRFSLWSSVGLSIALSIGFSYFEELLNGAHAMDNHFYASDFSCNIPVILALISIWYSNFFGSETEAILPYDQYMHRFSAYCQQINMESNGKSIDRNGKKISYSTGPIIWGEPGTNGQHAFYQLMHQSNKLIPCDFIASVMSHNNLGDHHLKLVSNFLAQTQALAFGTSKNTILCEKKITSKIEETQHAIFPFKFCAGNQPTNSILIRKITPYNLGALISMYEHKIFTQGHILNIFSFDQWGVEIGKKLSQKIYHSLNKHKKNKFLDSSTQGLINFYQYFQK; this comes from the coding sequence ATGAAAAATATTGAATTAATTAATACACAATCTTGGTTAGATCTTAAAAATCATTTTGATGAAATAAGAAATGTTCATTTAAAAGATCTATTCACGTCGGATCCATATCGATTTCAAAAATTTTCAATTGTATTTAAAAATGAAATATTAGTTGATTTTTCTAAAAATCGTATTACTCATAATACTTTAAGCAAACTTTTACTTTTAGCACAGGAGACAAATTTACGATCTGCAATTAACCTGATGTTTTCTGGTGAAAAAATTAATAAAACTGAAAATAGACCGGTATTACATATTGCATTACGAAATAGAACAAATTGTCCTATTATTGTAGATGATTGTAATGTTATGCTTAAAGTTAATACAATGTTAAAAAAAATAAAAAATTTTTCTAATCTTGTTATTCATGGTAAATGGAAAGGATACACTGGGAAAACGATTTCTGATGTTGTCAATATTGGTATCGGTGGTTCTGATTTGGGTCCATATATGGTTACAGAAGCTTTACGTCCATATAAAAATCATTTAAATATCCATTATATTTCAAACATTGATGGCACACATGTTACGGAAGTGTTAAAAAAAATTAATCCTGAAACAACTTTATTTTTAATTGCTTCAAAAACATTTACAACTGATGAAACAATTACAAATGCTAATAGTGTTAAAGAATGGTTTTTAAATAATACAAAAAAAATATGTGCTTTAGATCAACATTTTTTCGCATTGTCAGCTAATATGAATAATGCTTTAAGTTTTGGAATTAATAAAAATAATATTTTCGAATTTTGGGACTGGGTAGGCGGGCGTTTTTCACTGTGGTCTTCTGTTGGTTTGTCTATCGCGTTATCTATTGGATTTAGTTATTTTGAAGAACTTTTAAATGGTGCTCACGCGATGGATAACCATTTTTATGCATCTGATTTTTCATGTAATATTCCTGTCATTTTAGCTTTAATTAGTATTTGGTATTCCAACTTTTTTGGGTCTGAAACAGAAGCTATATTACCATATGATCAATATATGCATCGTTTTTCTGCATATTGTCAGCAAATTAACATGGAATCTAACGGCAAGTCTATCGATAGAAATGGAAAAAAAATATCTTATTCAACTGGCCCTATTATTTGGGGTGAACCTGGCACTAATGGTCAACATGCATTTTATCAATTAATGCATCAGAGCAATAAGTTAATTCCATGTGACTTTATTGCATCTGTTATGTCTCATAATAATTTAGGCGACCATCATCTAAAGTTAGTATCAAATTTTTTAGCGCAAACGCAAGCATTGGCTTTCGGAACATCGAAAAATACTATATTATGCGAAAAGAAAATAACTAGTAAAATAGAGGAAACACAGCATGCAATTTTTCCATTTAAATTTTGTGCAGGTAATCAACCGACTAATTCTATTTTAATTCGCAAGATTACTCCTTATAATTTAGGCGCACTGATTTCAATGTACGAGCATAAAATTTTTACACAAGGTCATATATTAAATATTTTTAGTTTTGATCAATGGGGCGTAGAAATAGGAAAAAAATTATCTCAGAAAATTTATCATTCTTTAAATAAACATAAAAAAAATAAGTTTTTAGATTCTTCAACGCAAGGTTTAATTAATTTTTATCAGTATTTCCAAAAATAA
- a CDS encoding N-acetylmuramoyl-L-alanine amidase, giving the protein MIIAIDAGHGGQDPGAIGYQGLQEKKITIKIALQLNKILKKNKIFRTILIRNNDSYLSMKKRKNIINKNYADFLISIHADSSQIKRISGISIWMVSDERMRREIQNYLDQNKDIICFSENIKKIFQKNKYDIYLKKTILDLQFNNFRKMEIDISRRMLQQFKKITNLHKAHPNYASLGILSNINIPSVLIETGFITNVVDEKKLQTKNYRNKIANCIYLALNNYFQKTVKLK; this is encoded by the coding sequence ATAATTATTGCAATAGATGCAGGTCATGGTGGACAAGATCCTGGCGCTATAGGTTACCAGGGATTACAAGAAAAAAAAATTACTATTAAGATCGCATTACAATTGAATAAAATATTAAAAAAAAACAAGATTTTTCGCACAATTTTAATTAGAAATAACGATTCTTATTTATCGATGAAAAAAAGAAAAAACATCATTAATAAAAATTATGCAGATTTTTTAATATCTATTCACGCAGACTCTTCTCAAATTAAGCGTATATCAGGCATATCTATCTGGATGGTTTCAGATGAAAGAATGCGTCGTGAAATTCAAAATTATCTTGATCAAAATAAAGATATTATATGTTTTTCGGAAAATATAAAAAAAATATTTCAAAAAAATAAATATGATATTTATCTTAAAAAAACGATTTTAGATTTGCAATTTAACAATTTTCGAAAAATGGAAATCGATATTTCAAGAAGAATGTTGCAACAGTTTAAAAAAATTACAAATTTACATAAAGCACATCCAAATTATGCTAGTTTAGGTATATTAAGTAATATAAATATACCTTCTGTATTAATTGAAACCGGTTTTATTACAAATGTTGTTGATGAAAAAAAATTACAAACAAAAAATTACAGAAATAAAATTGCTAATTGTATTTATTTAGCTTTAAATAATTATTTTCAAAAAACAGTTAAATTAAAATGA
- the rpmE gene encoding 50S ribosomal protein L31 yields MKKNTHPRYIKITATCSCGNIIEIFSTIDRNINLDICSKCHPFYTGQQRIIDTGGRVERFKKRFNFSKKIT; encoded by the coding sequence ATGAAAAAAAATACTCATCCTCGTTACATTAAAATAACAGCTACTTGTTCTTGTGGAAATATAATTGAAATTTTTTCTACTATTGATCGTAATATAAATTTAGATATATGTTCAAAATGTCATCCATTCTATACTGGACAACAGAGAATTATTGATACTGGAGGTCGTGTTGAAAGATTTAAAAAACGTTTTAATTTTTCAAAAAAAATAACTTAA
- the hslV gene encoding ATP-dependent protease subunit HslV, giving the protein MTTILSVRLNKKVVIGGDGQATLGNTIMKSNVKKIRSLYHEQVIAGFAGGTADAFTLFEMFEKKLSIYQGQLQRSAIELAKDWRSDRMLRKLEALLAVADKDTSLIITGNGDVIQPEDDLIAIGSGGTYAQSAARALIDNTDFNANQIVEKSLNIAASICIYTNHVFTIKELISEK; this is encoded by the coding sequence GTGACTACAATATTAAGTGTAAGATTAAATAAAAAAGTGGTAATTGGAGGTGATGGACAAGCAACATTAGGTAATACTATCATGAAAAGTAACGTAAAAAAAATTCGATCACTTTATCATGAACAAGTTATTGCAGGTTTTGCAGGAGGAACAGCAGACGCATTTACCTTATTTGAAATGTTTGAAAAAAAATTATCAATTTATCAAGGTCAATTACAACGTTCAGCTATTGAATTAGCAAAAGATTGGCGATCTGATAGAATGTTACGTAAATTAGAAGCTCTATTAGCTGTTGCTGATAAAGATACTTCATTAATAATCACAGGAAATGGAGATGTTATACAACCTGAAGATGATCTAATTGCTATAGGTTCCGGAGGAACTTATGCTCAATCTGCTGCACGGGCATTAATTGATAACACAGATTTTAACGCAAATCAAATTGTAGAGAAATCATTAAATATTGCTGCCAGCATCTGTATTTATACAAATCATGTTTTTACTATTAAAGAATTAATTTCAGAAAAATAA